In one Chitinophagaceae bacterium genomic region, the following are encoded:
- a CDS encoding cytochrome C, with amino-acid sequence MKKLIKYSFFSIGGILAIIIMALTYISYALPNVGAPPDIEVKITAEKVERGRYLALHVMQCIECHAERDFNYFAGPMIEGTEAAGGERFDQSMGFPGVFISPNITPYGIGDWTDGELFRLITTGVKNNGDPIFPVMPYHNYGKLDEDDIRAVIAYLRTIEPIETNHPVSKADFPFNFILRTIPEKAQLSQRPPENNKLAYGQYMFTAAACGDCHTQFEKGSFTGPLAGGGREFGLPDGSILRAPNLTPHETGLKHWTKEDFVNRFKRYDSPDYRPHRVNEGDFQTIMPWITYAGMKTSDIEAIYIFLQSLEPYDNSVEMFTARK; translated from the coding sequence ATGAAGAAGCTGATAAAATATTCATTTTTCTCAATAGGAGGCATTTTAGCTATAATAATAATGGCCTTAACTTATATTTCTTATGCTTTACCGAATGTTGGGGCACCACCTGATATAGAAGTTAAAATTACAGCGGAAAAAGTTGAAAGAGGCAGATATCTTGCGTTACATGTAATGCAATGTATAGAGTGTCATGCTGAAAGAGATTTTAATTATTTCGCAGGTCCAATGATTGAAGGGACTGAAGCCGCCGGAGGAGAACGTTTTGATCAAAGCATGGGCTTCCCGGGAGTTTTTATCTCGCCTAATATTACTCCCTATGGTATTGGTGATTGGACTGATGGAGAACTTTTTAGGTTGATTACAACCGGAGTTAAAAACAATGGAGATCCTATTTTTCCGGTTATGCCTTATCACAATTACGGGAAATTAGATGAGGATGATATTAGGGCAGTTATAGCATATTTGAGAACAATTGAGCCTATAGAGACGAATCACCCGGTTTCAAAAGCTGATTTCCCTTTTAATTTTATTCTTAGAACCATTCCGGAAAAAGCTCAATTATCGCAACGCCCACCGGAAAATAATAAATTAGCTTACGGTCAATATATGTTTACTGCTGCAGCCTGTGGAGATTGTCATACGCAATTTGAAAAAGGCAGTTTTACAGGGCCGTTAGCCGGAGGCGGCAGAGAATTTGGACTTCCTGATGGCAGTATACTCAGAGCACCTAATCTTACCCCTCATGAAACCGGTTTGAAACATTGGACAAAAGAAGATTTTGTAAACCGTTTCAAAAGATACGACAGCCCTGATTACAGACCTCATAGAGTAAATGAAGGTGACTTTCAGACAATCATGCCCTGGATAACTTATGCCGGCATGAAAACATCTGACATAGAAGCAATATATATTTTCCTTCAATCCTTGGAACCTTATGATAATAGTGTTGAGATGTTTACTGCCCGGAAATAA
- a CDS encoding DNA-binding response regulator, whose translation MSLAVLRLFTISKNSNYMTKSANFKILVVEDDAIIGGDIALTLEELGYEVVGPAFNIAESKEYALEYKPQLAILDIHLENNNDGIELGHWFNENLPVPIIFLTAYAEEKILDKAKEVHPMYYLLKPFTKINLKIAVEFAYINYYKRDIEQEKISSILRLNNYLEHSLTKSEIEVIKLLETGMHNKEIAQTLFVSENTIKTHLKNIFQKTYTKNRTSLIHKLFRG comes from the coding sequence ATGAGTTTGGCGGTACTCAGGTTGTTTACAATATCAAAAAATTCAAACTACATGACGAAGTCAGCTAATTTTAAAATACTTGTTGTAGAAGATGATGCCATTATTGGGGGCGATATTGCTCTCACTCTTGAAGAATTGGGCTATGAAGTTGTGGGGCCTGCTTTTAATATAGCTGAATCCAAAGAATATGCTTTAGAATATAAGCCACAATTAGCCATTCTTGACATTCACCTTGAAAACAATAATGATGGCATCGAACTCGGGCATTGGTTTAATGAAAACCTACCGGTACCAATCATTTTTTTAACTGCATATGCAGAAGAAAAAATTTTGGATAAGGCGAAGGAAGTTCACCCTATGTATTACCTTCTTAAACCATTCACAAAAATCAATTTAAAAATTGCTGTGGAGTTCGCATATATCAATTACTATAAAAGGGATATAGAACAAGAAAAAATAAGCAGTATTTTAAGGCTAAACAATTATTTAGAACATTCTTTAACAAAAAGTGAAATTGAGGTCATAAAACTTTTAGAAACCGGTATGCATAACAAAGAAATTGCTCAAACCCTTTTTGTTTCCGAAAACACCATTAAGACACACTTAAAGAATATTTTTCAAAAAACGTATACAAAGAATCGCACTTCACTAATCCACAAATTATTTAGAGGATAG
- a CDS encoding type IX secretion system membrane protein PorP/SprF, translated as MYSIKNILGLILLLITIVSPKISSSQDIHFSQFYASRLIVNPAMTGFINEEYRVGAQFRSQWNGFTNGYTTIGASAEGSFFKGRWRDDYFGAGLQMYRDFAGDAALGNNTIALSGAYSKGLGNDGRHALALGFQALAYQLTINPGDLYFDNQYNGVILDTDIPPSSFVNSASDISFDLAAGLNYHFIPGDAFNFYAGISAYQILESEANLLTEGVAKRNRRYTAHFAGDFYVSRPMNILIAGMYLQQASLRQINTGFMLQFFLDDHNLESPTRFNIGTFLRYSSPLPDALIVSARMDYQNVSLGMSYDFNISGLNTSSDFRGAYELSLFYNGLFTTAGQRNFVMPCPSL; from the coding sequence ATGTACTCTATAAAAAATATACTCGGTCTGATTTTGCTATTAATTACAATCGTATCTCCTAAAATCTCATCGTCTCAGGATATTCATTTTTCACAGTTTTATGCTTCACGCTTAATTGTAAATCCTGCTATGACCGGTTTTATTAATGAAGAATATAGGGTAGGGGCACAGTTTAGAAGTCAATGGAATGGTTTTACTAATGGCTATACAACTATTGGAGCTTCCGCAGAGGGTAGTTTTTTTAAAGGTCGCTGGAGAGATGATTATTTTGGGGCAGGCCTCCAAATGTATCGTGATTTTGCCGGGGATGCCGCCTTGGGGAATAATACGATAGCCCTTTCAGGAGCATATAGCAAAGGCCTGGGAAATGATGGCAGACATGCTCTTGCTCTTGGTTTTCAAGCGCTTGCCTATCAGCTTACAATTAATCCCGGAGATTTATACTTTGATAATCAATATAATGGAGTAATTCTGGATACCGATATTCCTCCATCTTCATTTGTTAATTCAGCTTCAGATATTAGTTTTGATTTAGCTGCCGGACTTAATTATCATTTTATCCCGGGAGATGCCTTTAATTTTTATGCCGGTATTTCCGCTTATCAGATTTTAGAATCTGAAGCTAATCTTTTAACGGAAGGAGTTGCAAAAAGAAATCGTAGATATACCGCACACTTTGCCGGTGATTTTTATGTGAGCCGGCCCATGAATATTTTAATTGCCGGGATGTATTTACAGCAAGCTTCTTTAAGACAGATTAATACCGGATTTATGTTACAGTTTTTTCTGGATGATCACAACTTAGAATCACCTACACGCTTTAATATCGGGACTTTTTTAAGATATTCTTCTCCTTTACCGGATGCACTTATTGTCTCTGCCAGAATGGATTACCAAAATGTTTCCCTTGGCATGTCTTATGATTTTAATATTTCCGGATTAAATACTTCTTCCGACTTTCGCGGAGCTTATGAATTAAGCCTTTTCTACAATGGTCTTTTTACAACTGCAGGGCAAAGAAATTTTG